CACACAGTGCAAAATACAAGGGGAGATTTGTCGGTACAATCGGCGACATTGGAGCTTTCTCAACCATGAAAGGCAAGCACCACGCAACAGGAGGTCAGGGCGGAGTAGTATATACCAGAAATGAAGAGCTTTTCTGGAAAGCTAAACGGTTTGCTGACAGAGGAAAGCCGTTTAATCTACCAGATGCTAAAGGCAATGTTACAGCAGGCTTGAATCTTAACCTTAATGAGCTTTCAGCAGCTATTGGCGTAACTCAAATTAAAAAGTTAAACTCCATAATATCCAGACGTAGAAAAGTTGCTGAAGCTATAAAAGAAAGGCTAAATAAGGAGTCGGAGATTGTATCTATCGGATGGCAGGTCCCAGGGACAAAATCCTCTTACTGGTTCATGCGCATACATGTTAAAACAGACATGCTTAAAGTCGATAAAATGGCTTTTGCTGAGGCTGTAAAGGAAGAGGGAATCCCTGTAGCCAAGTCATACCGTAATATACCTTCGGAAGCTCCATGGTGGAAAAATAGTGGGCCGTGGGAATTTTCAAAAGAGAAATATAGTAAGGATTCTACATGCCCTAATGCAATATCTGTTACTAGCTGTCATTTCAATATCTCCATAAACGAGAACTACGGCGAGAAAGAAGTCAAAGATATAGTTAATGTACTCAAAAAAGTAGAACAGGCTTATAAAAAATAGGAGAACGCAAAAATGGAAAAACTGGCGCTTTTAGGAGGACCAAAAGCAGTTAAAAACGACTCAGGCGATATCTTTAAATGGCCCATTATTACCAAAGAAATTGAGAATGCTGTTCTGGAGGTACTCTGGGAAGGAAAGATGTCAGGTAATGACGTTACCAAGGAATTTGAAAAGGAGTATGCAGAATGGTTTGGCATAAAATATGCGCTTGGCCATTCTACAGGAACAGGGGCTCTGCACGGGGCAATGTTCGGATTAGGTATAGGACATGGGGACGAGATAATCTGTCCGAGTGTAACATACTGGGCATCAGCTCTGCCTGTATATTCCCTTGGAGGAACTGTGGTTTTTGCTGATATAGACCCTGAAACACTCTGTATTGATCCTAACGATATCGAAGAGAGAATTTCAGAGCGAACAAAAGCCATTGTAGTTGTTCACTATGCAGGGAGACCTGCTGACATGGATCCTATTAAGGAGATCGCGCGCAAACACAATATCAAGGTAATTGAGGATGTTTCTCATGCACATGGAGCACTGTATAAAGGAAAACTCACAGGAACATTCGGGGATGTCTCAGCTATGTCCCTTATGAGCGGAAAATCCTTTGCAGTAGGCGAAGCAGGTATTATGCTCACAAATGACCAGAGAGTTCACGAACGTGCAATTCTTTTTGGTCATTATGCACGACATAAAGAAATTCAGCTGGAGGATCTTAAGGCTGGTGCTGAACTCCCTTGGGGCGGTTACAAATACAGAATGCATCAGCTCTCCTCAGCCGTGGGACGCGTACAGCTGAAAAACTACCCTGGACAAATGAAGGAAATCGATAAGGCAATGAATTACTTCTGGGATCTTCTAGAGGGAACTCCCGGAGTCAAAGCACACCGTCCTCCAAAGGATTCGGGAACTACAATGGGTGGCTGGTATGCAGCCAGAGGACTATACAGGCCTGAAGAATTGGAGGGACTTTCCGTTAAAAGATTCTGCGAAGCAATAAAGGCCGAAGGGGGACGATGCAGTCCTGGAGGCAATAAACCATTGCATTTACATCCTGTTTTTAATGATGCAGACATATATAATCAGGGAAAACCCACCCGAATTGCAAATTCTCCTGAAGGCGTGGACGTAAGACAACCGCTCGGGAGTCTGCCGGTTTCCGAAAATATACACAAGCGCATGTTTGCTATCCCGTGGTTCAAGCACTACAGACCTAACATAATAGAAGAACATGCAAATGCAATTAAGAAAGTAATTAAAAATTACAGGGAACTCCTGCCCGGAGATACGAAAGAAGAGGATGCTGGAGGATTCGGTTTAACTGCAAGACAGTAAGCAGTATAAGCCCTCAATATCAACTGAGTGGTAATGTAAAATATTTTATGCAAAAGTAATTGAGATAGGAAAAAGAAAGGGCTATCCTCTCTCCTAAGAAAAAAACAGAATCCCGAGAAAGTATCGGGAAAAAGGAGAAGAGAGAATGCGCCCAGGAAAATATGATA
This portion of the bacterium genome encodes:
- a CDS encoding DegT/DnrJ/EryC1/StrS family aminotransferase, producing MEKLALLGGPKAVKNDSGDIFKWPIITKEIENAVLEVLWEGKMSGNDVTKEFEKEYAEWFGIKYALGHSTGTGALHGAMFGLGIGHGDEIICPSVTYWASALPVYSLGGTVVFADIDPETLCIDPNDIEERISERTKAIVVVHYAGRPADMDPIKEIARKHNIKVIEDVSHAHGALYKGKLTGTFGDVSAMSLMSGKSFAVGEAGIMLTNDQRVHERAILFGHYARHKEIQLEDLKAGAELPWGGYKYRMHQLSSAVGRVQLKNYPGQMKEIDKAMNYFWDLLEGTPGVKAHRPPKDSGTTMGGWYAARGLYRPEELEGLSVKRFCEAIKAEGGRCSPGGNKPLHLHPVFNDADIYNQGKPTRIANSPEGVDVRQPLGSLPVSENIHKRMFAIPWFKHYRPNIIEEHANAIKKVIKNYRELLPGDTKEEDAGGFGLTARQ
- a CDS encoding DegT/DnrJ/EryC1/StrS family aminotransferase translates to MDKLAINGGKPVRTDPMPNRSLFGEEEKQAAIRVFDEAIASGEAFGYNGPHEQEYEKAFCEFFGDGFADGVNSGTSAVFVALGALQLDAGSEVIIPPITDPGGAMPVVMVNCIPVVADSDPRSYNTGSEQISDVLTEHTRAIIVAHIGGDPVDMDPVMEIARSRNIPVIEDCAQAHSAKYKGRFVGTIGDIGAFSTMKGKHHATGGQGGVVYTRNEELFWKAKRFADRGKPFNLPDAKGNVTAGLNLNLNELSAAIGVTQIKKLNSIISRRRKVAEAIKERLNKESEIVSIGWQVPGTKSSYWFMRIHVKTDMLKVDKMAFAEAVKEEGIPVAKSYRNIPSEAPWWKNSGPWEFSKEKYSKDSTCPNAISVTSCHFNISINENYGEKEVKDIVNVLKKVEQAYKK